CTACTTCCGCTGCTGGCTGCCGACGGGCCACGGCGACGTCGACCACACCGAGGCCATCGTGCGCAGCTGCGACACCTTCTACTACCAGCTCGCGCTGCGGCTCGATCTGGAGCAGCTCGGCGCCGCGGCGCGGGCCTTCGGACTCGGGCGCACCTGCACCCGCCTGTTCAGCGACGAGGTGGCCGGCAACGTGCCGGACACCGAGTACTACGACCGGCGCTTCGGCGAGGGGCGCTGGACCCGCGGCGTCATGCTGAACAACGCCATCGGCCAGGGCGAGCTGCTGGTGACGCCGATCCAGATGGCGGTGCTGGCCGGACGCCTGGCCACGTCCGGGCGCATGCCCGACCCCGAGTTCGTGCTGCTGCCGCCCGAGCCCACCCAGCGTCCGGCGCCGCTGCCCTTCCGCGAGGCCGATCTGGCCTGGGTGCGGGACGCGCTGATCGAGACGGTCGACCGGGGCACGGGCAAGCAGGCCGGCCTCGAGGGCATCCCGGTGGCGGGGAAGACGGGCACGGCGCAGAATCCGCACGGGGCGGACCACGCCTGGTTCATGTGCTTCGCGCCGGCCGACGCGCCCGAGGTGGCGGTGGCCGTGATCATCGAGAACGCCGGCCACGGCAGCACCGAGGCGGCCCCGGTGGCCGGGACCTGGCTCGAAGCCTATTTCCGGGGCACGGGCCGGCTCGCGCCGGCCGGGTCGGAGGGGGGATCATGAGCCTGATGCACGCCCTGGTCCCGCCGGGGGACAAGCTCATCTTCGTGGCCTGGGTGCTGCTGGGGTTGGCCAGCCTGGCCGTGCTGTGGTCGGTGACCGAACCCATCTCCGGCCCCTACGAGCAGCTCGACCCGGGCGTGTCCAAGACCGTCTTCATCAAGCAGGCCATCTGGCTGGTGATCAGCTACGTGGGCCTGATCATCGCCACGCGGGTGCCCCTGCGCTACCTGGACAACGTGGCGATCCCGCTCTACCTGTTCACGATCCTGCTGCTGCTGCTGATCCTCCTGATCGGGCCGAAGATCGGCGGCGCCCAGCGCTGGCTCGCCCTCGGGCCCATGCGCCTGCAGCCGTCGGAAGTGGCCAAGGTGACCTTCATCATCATGTGCGCGAGCGTGCTCGGCCGCGACAAGGACCGCGGCGCCGGCTTCGGCACCACCCTCGTCAGCTTCGCGGTCATGGCCGTGCCCATGTTCCTGGTCCTGCGCGAGCCCGACCTCGGCACCAGCCTGGTCTTCCTGGCGGTTTGGGTGGGCATGATCTTCTGGTACGGCATCCCCGGCATCCTGCTGCTGGCGGCGGCGAGCGCGGTGGCCAGCGCGGTGATCATGTTCTACTCCGAGTCCGTGGCCGAGCAGGCCTGGCCGTGGGCGGCCTACATCCTGCTGATCCTGGGCGGGCTGTACCTGGTGAACTGGAGCATCCCGGCCAAGGTCACGGTGCTGGGGCTGAACGTGGCGTCGGGCATCGGCATCCCCTTCTTCTGGGAGCGCCTGAAAGGCTACCAGCAGGAGCGCATCCTGACCTTCTTCGATCCCGGCCGCGACGCCTTCGGCTCGGGCTACCAGGCGATCCAGTCGAAGGTGGCCATCGGCTCGGGCGGGCTCTTCGGCACCCACTACCTGCAGGGTACCCAGAAGGGGCTCGCGTTCCTGCCCGAGCGGCAGACCGACTTCATCTTCTCGGTGGTGGGGGAGGAACTCGGCTTCCTCGGCACGGTTGTGCTGCTGGGGCTGTTCCTGCTGATCATCCTGCGCGGGGTGACGGTGGCCGCCACGGCGCGGCAGCCGTACCAGCGCTTCATGGCGATCGGCATCGTGACCTACTTCGTCTTCCACGTGGTGGTGAACGTCGCCATCACGACGGGGCTGCTGCCGGTGACCGGCCTGCCGCTGCCGCTGATCAGCTACGGGGGCTCGAACCTCCTGATCAGCTCGGTGCTGCTGGGCCTGCTGCTGAACGTGAGCTCGCGCACCTTCGAAGCCTGACCGGCCGCCCCAGGCGGCCTGGAGACCCCTATGCATCCGGAGATCTTCGGCCTGATCAAGAGCTACGGCCTGATGCTGGCG
The bacterium genome window above contains:
- the rodA gene encoding rod shape-determining protein RodA, producing the protein MSLMHALVPPGDKLIFVAWVLLGLASLAVLWSVTEPISGPYEQLDPGVSKTVFIKQAIWLVISYVGLIIATRVPLRYLDNVAIPLYLFTILLLLLILLIGPKIGGAQRWLALGPMRLQPSEVAKVTFIIMCASVLGRDKDRGAGFGTTLVSFAVMAVPMFLVLREPDLGTSLVFLAVWVGMIFWYGIPGILLLAAASAVASAVIMFYSESVAEQAWPWAAYILLILGGLYLVNWSIPAKVTVLGLNVASGIGIPFFWERLKGYQQERILTFFDPGRDAFGSGYQAIQSKVAIGSGGLFGTHYLQGTQKGLAFLPERQTDFIFSVVGEELGFLGTVVLLGLFLLIILRGVTVAATARQPYQRFMAIGIVTYFVFHVVVNVAITTGLLPVTGLPLPLISYGGSNLLISSVLLGLLLNVSSRTFEA